Below is a genomic region from Lonsdalea populi.
CTCCCAGGGCTCCGTGGTGGCGTTGGATGGTCTGGCTGGCGAACCGTTGGATATCCTGATCAACGGTTATTTGATCGCGCAGGGCGAAGTGGTGGTGGTTGCCGATAAATACGGCGTGCGTATCACTGATATCATTACTCCGTCCGAGCGTATGCGTCGCCTGAGCCGCTAACCTATGGCGCAAACTCAGGAGCAGACCTCCGCATCCGTGACGGTGCCGGCCCAAAGCCAGGCTCCGTCGCAAACTCCCGGCTCGGCGCTAACGCAGGTCAGCGCTGTGCTGGGAGGTATTCTCCTGTTTATTCTTCTATTAGCCTGGCTTGCCAAAAAATTCGGTGTTGCGCCTCAGGCCCGCAATAATCAGATAATGAAAGTCGTGTCGAGTTGCCCGGTCGGACAGCGCGAAAAAGTAGTGATCGTCGAAGTTGACGACACCTGGCTGGTTCTCGGCGTTACCGCTCAGCAGGTGACTCCGCTTCATACGCTGCCGGCAAAAGCGATAGACGTCGCTCAAGATAATTCCGCCGACTTTCGCAAACTCCTCAGTAAGGTCATGAATCGCTCGGAAAAGTCAGAATGAACAGGTTTTCATCTCGATGGGCGCGGCTGTTGCGGCGCAGTTTCTTTGCTGGCGTAATTGTGTTTATCGCGCCGAATGCCTGGGCGCAGATGCCGGGCATCATCAGTCAGCCGATGGCCAACGGCGCGCAGAGCTGGTCCCTGCCGGTTCAGACGCTGGTTTTGCTGACGTCTCTGACGTTTATCCCCGCCGTGTTGCTGATGATGACCAGTTTTACCCGCATCATCATCGTGCTGAGTCTGTTGAGAAACGCCATGGGGACCGCCACGGCGCCGCCCAACCAGATTATTGTCGGCTTGAGCCTGTTTCTGACCTTCTTCATTATGTCGCCGGTGATCACCAAGGTGTACCAGGACGCGTACCTACCGTTCAGTCAGGATAAGATCTCCATGGACGTGGCGATAGACCGTGGCTCTGCGCCGGTGCGTCAGTTTATGCTGCGCCAGACGCGTGAGACGGATCTGGCGCTATTTACCCGACTGGCGGACATTCCCCCGCTGGAGGGGCCGGAAGCTATTCCGATGCGGGTGCTGGTTCCTGCGTTTGTCACCAGTGA
It encodes:
- the fliO gene encoding flagellar biosynthetic protein FliO; translation: MAQTQEQTSASVTVPAQSQAPSQTPGSALTQVSAVLGGILLFILLLAWLAKKFGVAPQARNNQIMKVVSSCPVGQREKVVIVEVDDTWLVLGVTAQQVTPLHTLPAKAIDVAQDNSADFRKLLSKVMNRSEKSE
- the fliP gene encoding flagellar type III secretion system pore protein FliP (The bacterial flagellar biogenesis protein FliP forms a type III secretion system (T3SS)-type pore required for flagellar assembly.) gives rise to the protein MPGIISQPMANGAQSWSLPVQTLVLLTSLTFIPAVLLMMTSFTRIIIVLSLLRNAMGTATAPPNQIIVGLSLFLTFFIMSPVITKVYQDAYLPFSQDKISMDVAIDRGSAPVRQFMLRQTRETDLALFTRLADIPPLEGPEAIPMRVLVPAFVTSELKTAFQIGFTVFIPFLIIDLVVASVLMALGMMMVPPATVSLPFKLMLFVLVDGWQLLLSSLVQSFYS